A stretch of Pseudolysobacter antarcticus DNA encodes these proteins:
- a CDS encoding GH1 family beta-glucosidase — protein MQRREILRLALALTGSSMLSRSRFGLAEAALGNAATAAATNLVSDAFPKDFLWGSATAAYQVEGAWNTDGRGESIWDRFAHTPGKIKDKSNGDVACDSYHRYQEDIDLMRQLGMKTYRFSISWSRVQPDGRGAINSKGLDYYKRVTDALLEAGIRPFPTLYHWDLPQALEDAGGWPNRDTAERLADYAKIMADSLGDRIGQWSIFNEPKTFTHVGYWQGTHAPGRKDPLALLRATHTVNLAQGMAFRALKAASAKPQVGGVIDVAPMNPATNSAADKAAAQRWYKFLNLWFLDPALKGSYPEGVLPPAQQAQLLGLRDGDEKIMRAPLDFIGLNYYSPWIVRDAPQGNGVPGLNTKSDWAAGPDEKTDNGWDIYPKGFYDILKDIAAHTNNLPIEITENGAAYNSLPDSHGHVHDRKRIVWLQKHLRELARAIHDGVPVRAYHCWSLLDNFEWGEGYSQRFGLVYVDFKNRQQRTVKDSGEWFAKVIAANRVV, from the coding sequence CCGCGACTGCCGCTGCAACAAATCTTGTCAGCGACGCTTTCCCGAAAGATTTCCTGTGGGGTTCGGCGACCGCGGCGTATCAAGTGGAAGGTGCGTGGAATACCGACGGCCGTGGCGAATCGATCTGGGATCGTTTTGCGCACACGCCCGGCAAGATCAAAGACAAGAGCAACGGTGATGTCGCGTGCGACAGTTATCACCGTTATCAGGAAGACATCGATCTCATGCGCCAGCTCGGCATGAAGACGTACCGTTTCTCGATTTCATGGTCGCGCGTGCAGCCCGATGGGCGCGGCGCGATCAATAGCAAGGGCCTCGACTATTACAAGCGCGTCACCGATGCGCTGCTCGAAGCGGGCATTCGTCCGTTCCCGACGTTGTATCACTGGGATTTGCCGCAAGCGCTGGAAGATGCCGGCGGCTGGCCGAATCGCGATACCGCCGAACGCCTCGCCGACTACGCCAAAATAATGGCCGATTCGCTCGGTGATCGCATTGGTCAGTGGAGCATTTTCAACGAGCCGAAAACCTTCACCCACGTCGGTTATTGGCAAGGCACGCATGCACCGGGGCGCAAGGATCCGCTGGCTTTGTTGCGCGCCACGCACACGGTGAATCTGGCACAGGGCATGGCGTTTCGTGCCCTCAAGGCGGCCAGCGCGAAACCGCAGGTCGGTGGTGTGATCGATGTGGCGCCGATGAATCCGGCGACGAACTCGGCCGCTGACAAAGCCGCGGCGCAACGCTGGTACAAGTTCCTCAATCTGTGGTTCCTCGATCCCGCGCTGAAAGGCAGTTATCCCGAAGGCGTGTTGCCGCCGGCACAACAAGCGCAGTTGCTGGGGCTGCGCGACGGCGACGAAAAAATCATGCGCGCGCCGCTCGATTTCATCGGCCTGAATTATTACTCGCCGTGGATCGTGCGTGATGCGCCGCAAGGCAATGGCGTGCCGGGGCTGAATACCAAATCCGACTGGGCGGCGGGCCCGGATGAAAAAACCGATAACGGCTGGGATATTTATCCGAAAGGTTTTTACGACATCCTCAAAGACATCGCCGCGCATACCAACAACCTGCCGATCGAGATCACCGAGAACGGCGCGGCGTACAACAGCCTGCCCGACAGTCACGGCCATGTGCACGATCGCAAGCGCATCGTCTGGTTGCAGAAACATCTGCGCGAACTCGCGCGTGCGATCCACGACGGCGTGCCGGTTCGCGCTTACCATTGCTGGAGCCTGCTCGACAATTTCGAATGGGGCGAAGGTTATTCGCAACGTTTCGGTCTGGTTTATGTCGATTTCAAGAATCGCCAGCAACGCACGGTGAAGGATTCCGGCGAGTGGTTTGCCAAGGTGATTGCCGCGAACCGGGTGGTGTAG
- a CDS encoding cation:proton antiporter, whose amino-acid sequence MHNSISSTEVFLIAMGIILAVPFLIWRFGNLDYYAPLVVVQIITGIVLGPGTLGKVLPDYFGFVFRPDVVQALNGIAWWAVMVFVWIAGIELNLKQAWLYRRESSITAGLALGTPLLFGSLAAIGLLMFDGWIGPNARQWQFVLGIGMACAVTALPILILLMEKLDILREPIGQRILRYASMDDVAIWGVLAVILMDWSRVGRQVGFLMIFALASFCLRALMRWLAEKDRWYVALIWLVLCAWSADWSGLHFMVGAFLAGAIMDAEWFDQNDMDKLRQHVLLVFMPVFFLSTGLRTNWAMGGSAVLIAAAVLLVASVVGKLIGTRIAGRILGWPRAESSIIGWLLQTKALIMIIFVNILLDKGMITSETFTALLLMAVLSTMLTVPLVAPRLQRLQSLIAKSA is encoded by the coding sequence ATGCATAACAGTATTTCCTCGACCGAAGTATTCCTGATCGCGATGGGCATCATTCTCGCGGTGCCGTTTCTGATCTGGCGCTTCGGCAATCTCGACTATTACGCACCACTCGTGGTGGTGCAGATCATCACCGGTATCGTGCTCGGGCCGGGCACACTCGGCAAGGTCTTGCCGGACTATTTCGGCTTCGTCTTTCGCCCGGATGTGGTGCAGGCGCTGAACGGCATCGCGTGGTGGGCGGTGATGGTGTTCGTCTGGATTGCGGGTATCGAGCTCAACCTGAAACAGGCGTGGTTGTATCGCCGCGAAAGCAGCATCACCGCCGGTCTCGCGTTGGGTACGCCGCTGCTGTTCGGTTCGCTCGCCGCGATCGGGTTGCTGATGTTCGATGGCTGGATCGGGCCGAACGCGCGGCAATGGCAATTCGTTCTAGGCATCGGCATGGCGTGCGCGGTGACGGCGCTGCCGATCCTGATCCTGTTGATGGAAAAACTCGATATCCTGCGCGAGCCGATCGGCCAGCGCATCCTGCGTTACGCGAGCATGGACGATGTCGCGATCTGGGGTGTACTCGCGGTGATCCTGATGGATTGGTCGCGCGTTGGTCGGCAAGTCGGATTTCTGATGATATTTGCGCTCGCCAGTTTCTGTCTGCGCGCATTGATGCGTTGGCTCGCCGAAAAAGATCGCTGGTACGTCGCGTTGATCTGGCTGGTGCTGTGCGCGTGGAGTGCGGATTGGTCGGGCCTGCATTTCATGGTCGGCGCGTTTCTCGCGGGCGCGATCATGGATGCGGAATGGTTCGACCAGAACGACATGGACAAATTGCGCCAGCATGTATTGCTGGTATTCATGCCGGTATTTTTCCTGTCCACTGGCTTGCGCACGAACTGGGCCATGGGCGGCAGTGCGGTGCTGATTGCGGCGGCGGTTTTGCTGGTTGCATCGGTCGTGGGAAAACTCATCGGCACACGCATTGCCGGGCGCATACTCGGCTGGCCGCGAGCGGAGAGTTCGATCATCGGCTGGCTGTTGCAAACCAAGGCGCTGATCATGATCATCTTCGTCAATATCCTGCTCGACAAGGGCATGATTACCAGCGAAACCTTTACTGCATTGCTGCTGATGGCCGTGCTCAGCACAATGCTGACGGTGCCGCTCGTGGCACCGCGCCTGCAACGGCTGCAGTCGTTGATTGCAAAATCGGCATGA
- a CDS encoding sugar porter family MFS transporter has translation MSAIAAVLPAQPKATAVFTCVLAALAGLMFGLDIGVISGATQFIQQEFQISDHMIEWIVSSMMFGAAVGAAAAAWMSASLGRKRSLLLGAILFVAGSLLCGVAWSPQSLIVARILLGLAIGISAFTAPLYLAEVASEKTRGAMISLYQLMITIGILVAFLSDTAFSYSGNWRWMLGIIAVPGVFFLFGLLALPDSPRWLMMRERKTEALGVLLKLRGDQQIVAREAADIEEQLQTPQRGWQLFLENKNFRRSVGLGVMLQLVQQFTGMNVVMYYAPRIFQSMGYDTAAQMWFTAVVGLTNVLATFIAIGLVDRWGRKPILYTGFTVMAIGLGVVGTMMHLGINSHAEQTLTVAMLLFFIVGFAMSAGPLIWTLCSEVQPLKGRDFGIGASTVTNWIANMIVGATFLSLLNGIGHAATFWLYAALNLLFLIFTWALVPETKGVTLEQIERKLMHGARLRDIGR, from the coding sequence ATGAGCGCCATCGCTGCCGTTTTACCCGCCCAGCCGAAAGCCACCGCGGTGTTTACCTGCGTGCTCGCGGCGCTGGCCGGCCTCATGTTCGGGCTCGATATCGGCGTGATTTCCGGCGCCACGCAATTTATCCAGCAAGAGTTTCAGATCTCCGATCACATGATCGAATGGATCGTCAGCTCGATGATGTTCGGCGCCGCCGTCGGTGCTGCCGCAGCGGCATGGATGTCGGCCTCGCTCGGGCGCAAACGTTCGCTGCTTCTCGGTGCGATCCTGTTCGTCGCCGGCTCGCTGTTGTGCGGTGTGGCGTGGTCGCCGCAGAGTCTGATCGTGGCGCGTATCCTGCTCGGGCTGGCAATCGGCATTTCCGCATTTACCGCGCCGCTGTATCTCGCCGAAGTGGCTTCGGAAAAAACCCGCGGCGCGATGATTTCACTGTATCAACTCATGATCACGATCGGCATCCTCGTCGCGTTTTTATCCGACACGGCATTCAGTTATTCCGGTAACTGGCGCTGGATGCTCGGCATCATCGCGGTGCCCGGCGTATTTTTCCTGTTCGGCCTGCTCGCGCTGCCCGACAGCCCGCGCTGGCTGATGATGCGCGAACGCAAGACCGAGGCGCTCGGCGTGTTGCTCAAGCTGCGTGGCGATCAACAAATCGTCGCGCGCGAGGCCGCCGATATCGAGGAGCAATTGCAGACGCCACAACGCGGTTGGCAGCTGTTTCTCGAAAACAAGAATTTTCGCCGTTCGGTCGGGCTCGGCGTGATGTTGCAACTGGTGCAACAGTTCACCGGCATGAACGTGGTGATGTATTACGCGCCGCGAATTTTCCAGAGCATGGGCTACGATACTGCCGCGCAAATGTGGTTCACCGCGGTCGTCGGCCTGACCAACGTGCTGGCGACGTTCATCGCCATTGGCTTGGTCGATCGCTGGGGTCGCAAGCCGATTTTGTACACCGGATTCACCGTCATGGCGATCGGCCTGGGTGTGGTCGGTACGATGATGCATCTGGGCATCAACAGCCACGCCGAGCAGACTCTGACGGTCGCGATGCTACTGTTTTTCATCGTCGGTTTTGCGATGTCGGCCGGCCCGTTGATCTGGACCTTGTGTTCCGAAGTGCAGCCGCTGAAAGGTCGCGACTTCGGCATCGGCGCGTCCACGGTCACCAACTGGATCGCCAACATGATCGTCGGCGCCACGTTCCTGTCGCTGCTCAACGGCATCGGTCACGCCGCGACGTTCTGGTTGTACGCCGCGCTCAATCTATTGTTCCTGATATTCACGTGGGCGTTGGTGCCGGAAACCAAAGGCGTCACACTCGAGCAAATCGAGCGCAAGCTCATGCACGGCGCGCGTTTGCGCGACATCGGGCGATGA
- a CDS encoding NIPSNAP family protein: MKTQTTSDQGISTHVSTDACAQSVAISRVESPHFRPRWLLDQCLQHRFGNRSLWLLLAAIGGSVALPATQTLAAGRDAPANVATICCAIVELRQYTLHAGQRDVLIDLFNRKFIEPQEAVGIRVIGQFRDQDNPDRFVWLRGFADMPARAEALKSFYYGDLWKANRSAANATIIDNDNVLLLRPARADSGFAAATSLRSAADSIDIPKGFVVANLYYFDAPVSDDFLDFFERALKPEFMHNGANLLGAFVSERSVNTFPALPVREGENVFACFALFADEAAYERYVAALEKSASWHDKIKPALLPRLKNAPEVLRLTPTARSQIHA, encoded by the coding sequence ATGAAAACGCAAACAACATCGGATCAGGGAATTTCGACACATGTATCAACGGATGCCTGCGCGCAGAGCGTCGCGATATCGCGTGTCGAGTCTCCACATTTTCGACCGCGCTGGTTACTGGATCAATGCCTGCAACACAGGTTTGGCAATCGTTCGTTGTGGCTGCTGCTCGCCGCCATCGGCGGCTCTGTAGCGTTACCTGCAACACAAACGCTGGCTGCGGGGAGAGACGCACCCGCCAACGTCGCCACGATATGTTGCGCGATCGTCGAACTGCGGCAATACACCTTGCATGCGGGGCAGCGCGACGTTTTGATCGACCTGTTCAATCGCAAATTCATCGAGCCGCAGGAAGCCGTCGGCATCCGCGTGATCGGGCAATTTCGCGATCAGGATAATCCGGATCGTTTTGTCTGGTTGCGCGGCTTTGCGGATATGCCGGCGCGCGCCGAGGCGCTGAAAAGTTTTTATTACGGCGATCTGTGGAAGGCCAACCGAAGCGCGGCGAATGCCACGATTATCGACAATGACAACGTTTTGCTGCTGCGTCCGGCGCGCGCCGATTCCGGTTTCGCTGCCGCGACCAGTCTGCGATCTGCCGCGGATTCCATCGACATTCCGAAGGGATTTGTCGTTGCCAATCTGTACTATTTCGATGCGCCGGTGAGCGACGATTTCCTCGATTTTTTCGAGCGCGCACTCAAGCCGGAATTCATGCACAACGGTGCGAACTTGCTCGGTGCGTTCGTCAGCGAACGCAGCGTCAATACGTTCCCCGCGCTGCCTGTGCGCGAGGGCGAGAATGTATTTGCCTGTTTCGCGCTGTTCGCCGACGAAGCGGCGTATGAACGCTACGTCGCCGCATTGGAGAAGTCGGCGTCGTGGCACGACAAGATCAAACCAGCTCTGCTACCACGACTGAAAAACGCACCTGAGGTCTTGCGTCTCACGCCGACCGCACGCTCGCAGATTCACGCGTGA
- a CDS encoding TetR/AcrR family transcriptional regulator, with protein sequence MKKALAAPPKRTNDPQGMRRRLLDVAAEAFQSGGYQSTGMGDILQAAGVTGGAMYHHFPSKKALGLAVIRERVALEIECTWITPMASARSTVAGIKSIFKGIIAGLDERAAVIGCPLSNLTLELALADPEFRIASQEIFRSWRNAIAQKIRADHAAGLAKHLDADAFAIMAVATFSGAMAMAKAEQNTAPLKACLQQLLKAM encoded by the coding sequence ATGAAAAAAGCCCTCGCCGCGCCGCCTAAACGCACCAATGATCCGCAAGGAATGCGGCGACGTCTGCTCGATGTGGCGGCAGAAGCGTTTCAGTCCGGCGGATATCAATCGACCGGTATGGGCGACATTCTGCAGGCGGCTGGCGTCACCGGCGGCGCGATGTATCACCATTTTCCGAGCAAGAAGGCGCTCGGCTTGGCGGTGATTCGCGAGCGCGTCGCGCTGGAAATCGAATGCACCTGGATTACGCCGATGGCATCGGCGCGTTCAACCGTGGCCGGTATCAAGTCGATATTCAAAGGCATCATCGCCGGGCTCGACGAGCGGGCTGCGGTGATCGGCTGTCCGCTCAGCAACTTGACACTCGAACTCGCGCTGGCTGACCCCGAATTCCGCATCGCATCGCAGGAAATATTCCGTAGTTGGCGTAACGCGATCGCACAGAAAATCCGCGCCGATCATGCCGCCGGATTGGCGAAACATCTGGATGCCGATGCGTTTGCGATCATGGCCGTCGCCACGTTTTCCGGCGCGATGGCGATGGCGAAAGCCGAGCAAAATACCGCGCCGCTCAAGGCCTGCCTGCAGCAATTGCTCAAGGCGATGTAG
- a CDS encoding alpha/beta hydrolase, translating into MRFQLRRFFLIGLLPMLCSCQSIFFGAMNAGRASTSAITRTYAPDRDLKLDIYRPASSSASTPVALFFYGGSWRYGSRSEYAFVGKALAATGILTMVVDYRTAPQPAFPGFEADAADAVRWARDHASEFGGDVQRLFLVGHSAGAHIVALLATDAHYLAADGLKPRDLAGVVGIAGPYDFLPLTDPKIIEVFGAESEWPVSQPVNFVDGDEPPFLLLHGQGDRIVWPRNSEALEKKLRAAGIAVNYLRYPSLGHFRILAGFRYPRLAPTLRDTAAFINSTPGVAASKSRQ; encoded by the coding sequence ATGAGATTCCAATTGCGCCGTTTCTTCCTGATCGGTTTGTTGCCCATGCTGTGCAGTTGTCAGTCGATTTTTTTCGGGGCGATGAATGCCGGACGCGCATCCACCTCCGCGATCACGCGCACGTACGCGCCTGATCGCGATTTGAAGCTGGATATTTATCGGCCCGCATCGTCTTCCGCCAGCACGCCGGTCGCGTTATTTTTTTACGGTGGCAGTTGGCGTTACGGCAGTCGCAGCGAATATGCGTTTGTTGGCAAGGCGCTCGCCGCGACGGGAATCCTGACCATGGTCGTGGATTATCGCACCGCACCGCAGCCCGCATTTCCGGGCTTCGAGGCCGATGCGGCCGACGCTGTGCGCTGGGCGCGCGATCACGCCAGCGAATTTGGCGGCGATGTGCAGCGGTTGTTCCTGGTCGGTCATTCGGCCGGCGCCCACATCGTCGCATTGCTCGCTACCGATGCGCATTATCTCGCGGCAGATGGACTGAAACCGCGTGATCTGGCGGGTGTGGTTGGCATCGCCGGCCCGTATGACTTTCTGCCGTTGACCGATCCAAAAATCATCGAGGTATTCGGTGCGGAATCGGAGTGGCCAGTTTCGCAGCCAGTGAATTTTGTCGACGGCGATGAGCCGCCGTTTCTATTACTGCATGGTCAAGGCGACCGCATCGTCTGGCCGCGCAACAGCGAGGCGCTCGAGAAAAAACTGCGCGCGGCGGGCATCGCGGTGAACTATCTGCGTTATCCGAGTCTGGGGCATTTCCGCATATTGGCGGGTTTTCGTTATCCGCGACTCGCACCGACGTTGCGTGATACCGCGGCGTTTATCAATTCGACGCCGGGTGTTGCTGCGAGCAAGTCGCGCCAATGA
- a CDS encoding alkane 1-monooxygenase, with translation MRWRDLGFILPFMLALLPVLAVASIAAGLSANLGAWLPLIVIFVVLPLLDVLCGADVSNLDAHDAERIDHLPYFRVLTLLTLPAWLLVLGYSAYMLQQLPLGAIGMVGWIFSTGVLGGILAINPAHELIHKSGAFERAVGGILLSSVGYHGFKIEHVRGHHVHVATPQDSSSARLGESVYAFVPRALLHNVRNAWRLEAQRLRQGGKSPWSLRNEMLMWTVLWLLLGVFSLWLGLLGAGFFIIQGLLAATSLEIINYIEHYGLLRTQIAPDRYERVTHLHSWNSSQRLSNWLLFNLQRHSDHHAIARRRYQVLVHHDDSPQLPAGYATMFVLALLPPLWRHVMDSRVLHSRRARGLSAAL, from the coding sequence ATGCGTTGGCGTGACCTCGGTTTTATCCTGCCTTTTATGCTGGCCTTGTTGCCGGTGCTTGCGGTTGCCTCGATTGCGGCCGGCTTGTCGGCGAATCTCGGTGCATGGCTGCCGTTGATCGTGATCTTCGTCGTGCTGCCGCTGCTCGATGTGTTGTGCGGCGCGGATGTTTCCAATCTGGATGCGCACGACGCCGAGCGCATCGATCATCTGCCGTATTTTCGCGTGCTCACGCTACTCACCTTGCCGGCATGGTTGCTCGTGCTGGGCTACAGCGCGTACATGTTGCAGCAACTGCCGCTGGGCGCGATTGGCATGGTCGGCTGGATTTTTTCGACCGGTGTGCTCGGTGGCATTCTGGCGATCAATCCGGCGCACGAACTCATCCACAAATCCGGCGCATTCGAGCGCGCTGTTGGCGGCATCTTGCTAAGCAGCGTCGGCTATCACGGTTTCAAGATCGAGCATGTGCGCGGCCATCATGTGCACGTCGCGACGCCGCAGGATTCATCGTCAGCGCGGCTCGGCGAATCGGTGTACGCATTCGTGCCGCGCGCGCTGCTGCACAACGTGCGCAATGCGTGGCGGCTGGAAGCGCAGCGGCTGCGCCAAGGCGGCAAATCGCCTTGGTCACTGCGCAACGAAATGCTGATGTGGACCGTGTTATGGCTCCTGCTCGGCGTATTTTCGCTATGGCTCGGCCTGCTCGGCGCCGGATTTTTCATCATCCAGGGTCTGCTCGCCGCGACCAGCCTGGAGATCATCAATTACATCGAACACTACGGTTTGCTCCGCACGCAAATTGCGCCGGATCGTTATGAACGTGTCACACATCTGCACTCGTGGAATTCATCGCAGCGCCTGAGTAACTGGCTGTTGTTCAACCTGCAGCGCCACTCCGATCATCATGCGATCGCGCGGCGGCGTTATCAGGTGCTGGTGCATCACGATGACAGCCCACAACTTCCGGCGGGCTACGCAACGATGTTCGTGCTCGCCTTGTTGCCGCCGTTATGGCGCCATGTGATGGATTCGCGCGTGCTGCATTCGCGTCGCGCGCGCGGGCTTTCTGCCGCGTTGTAA
- a CDS encoding alpha/beta fold hydrolase: MPAIHTQKRNPFGSFCALLAVCVTAHAAGAEQPGVALDIYATASKMIDIGTGHRLNLRCSGQGTTTVMLESGATADSMAWFKVQPKLATFTRACSYDRAGLGFSDGGVMPRDVDAAATDLHALLDAAHIKRPIILVGHSLGTNIARRFADRYPTELSGLALLDPPEQNVAEFSADYAKDEAESLPARLAFVSACEKAAEKGELKHPPEALKSCLRDSDPAFSKKLNAAIHANHLRPVFWQTLASIFATNPALLDKPVAADEHHGALPLMVLSADETYADAPAPMRKALEAAREKTHHDIVATSTRGERVRITHSSHEIPNDQPDAVVEAVKKMIKAG, encoded by the coding sequence ATGCCGGCAATACATACGCAAAAACGCAACCCATTCGGATCATTTTGCGCGCTGCTGGCTGTTTGCGTAACCGCACATGCCGCCGGCGCCGAGCAACCGGGCGTGGCTTTGGACATTTACGCAACGGCATCAAAAATGATCGACATCGGCACGGGCCATCGTCTGAACTTGCGTTGCAGCGGCCAGGGCACGACAACCGTGATGCTGGAAAGCGGTGCGACCGCCGACTCGATGGCATGGTTCAAGGTGCAGCCGAAGCTGGCGACTTTCACGCGTGCGTGCTCCTATGATCGCGCTGGCCTCGGTTTCAGCGACGGCGGCGTCATGCCACGCGATGTCGATGCGGCGGCAACTGACTTGCACGCCCTGCTCGATGCGGCGCATATCAAGAGACCGATCATCCTGGTCGGTCATTCGCTCGGCACCAATATCGCGCGACGTTTTGCCGACCGTTATCCAACGGAACTGTCGGGCTTGGCGCTGCTTGATCCACCGGAACAGAACGTCGCCGAATTTTCTGCCGACTATGCGAAGGATGAGGCCGAATCGCTGCCGGCGCGGCTCGCGTTTGTTTCAGCTTGCGAAAAAGCGGCGGAAAAAGGCGAGCTGAAACATCCACCGGAAGCTCTGAAATCGTGCCTGCGCGACTCTGATCCCGCGTTCAGCAAAAAACTGAATGCCGCGATCCACGCCAATCATCTGCGGCCGGTGTTCTGGCAAACACTGGCATCGATCTTCGCGACCAACCCGGCCTTGCTCGACAAACCCGTCGCGGCGGACGAACATCACGGCGCACTGCCGTTGATGGTGCTCAGCGCCGATGAAACCTATGCCGACGCACCGGCGCCGATGCGCAAGGCGCTCGAAGCGGCGCGCGAGAAAACGCATCACGATATTGTCGCGACATCGACGCGCGGCGAACGCGTCCGGATCACGCACAGCTCGCACGAAATTCCCAACGATCAGCCCGATGCCGTGGTCGAGGCGGTCAAGAAAATGATCAAGGCGGGCTAG
- a CDS encoding YjfI family protein: MKKPVAEKSSTSKTASWQRAYRARMREQGLVPIQVYIRAEHTELLKTTERILRETALPSSFRPLEAMSAMSHPWNTESLNDALIAHIAETGEALQVHLLRGAEPVIEVICPEQGGLALHMTSSGVRIFVSTVLCHADSVTDRNAFNDACLRLNPINPLSNIGLQSTPSGDLYTVFGELSARSPLISIVEEIHVLAHNALQATDALRSYIH, encoded by the coding sequence ATGAAAAAGCCCGTTGCCGAAAAATCATCGACGTCGAAGACCGCCTCGTGGCAGCGCGCGTATCGGGCGCGCATGCGCGAGCAGGGGCTCGTGCCGATCCAAGTCTACATTCGCGCCGAACACACCGAACTGTTGAAAACTACCGAGCGTATCCTGCGCGAAACCGCGCTCCCTTCTTCGTTCCGTCCACTAGAGGCCATGTCCGCCATGTCACATCCTTGGAACACCGAATCTTTGAACGATGCGTTGATAGCGCATATCGCCGAAACGGGCGAGGCATTGCAGGTGCACCTGTTGCGCGGTGCCGAACCGGTGATCGAAGTCATCTGTCCCGAGCAGGGCGGACTGGCCTTGCACATGACGTCATCCGGCGTGCGGATTTTTGTTTCGACCGTGCTCTGCCACGCCGACAGCGTGACCGATCGCAATGCCTTCAACGATGCCTGCCTGCGCTTGAATCCGATCAATCCGCTGTCGAATATCGGTTTGCAATCCACGCCGAGCGGCGATCTGTACACGGTGTTCGGCGAGCTTTCCGCGCGCTCGCCGCTGATCAGCATCGTCGAAGAAATCCATGTGCTCGCGCACAATGCGCTGCAAGCCACCGACGCATTGCGTTCCTACATTCACTGA
- a CDS encoding PspA/IM30 family protein: MGILSKIFSLLRGTATEAGQAIVDRNATTILDQEIRDAQTASGQSKQALTKLMADQKIATDKLNEKNAKRNEYEGYVAKLIAQGNQDLARETAGKVATLEGEIAADQSALTNLKNTVDKLHATIRTADTRIESLQQQINQVKSTESVLKAQASIASSYSGQNTKLRTALDSLDRIKQRQLEQSAQIDAANALEHESGESDLSAKLAAAGMLPGATSADAVMARVQATLSPIPLAAVTQQKDPAAALNAPATGVRSDS, encoded by the coding sequence ATGGGAATTTTGAGCAAGATATTCAGCCTGCTGCGCGGCACCGCCACCGAGGCCGGCCAGGCAATTGTCGATCGTAATGCGACGACCATTCTCGATCAGGAAATTCGCGACGCGCAGACCGCCAGCGGCCAATCGAAACAGGCGTTGACCAAACTCATGGCGGATCAAAAAATCGCCACCGACAAGCTCAACGAGAAAAACGCCAAGCGCAACGAGTACGAAGGTTATGTGGCGAAATTGATCGCGCAGGGCAATCAGGATCTGGCGCGCGAAACGGCAGGCAAAGTGGCGACGCTCGAAGGCGAAATCGCGGCCGATCAAAGTGCGCTCACCAACTTGAAAAACACCGTGGACAAATTGCACGCCACGATTCGCACCGCCGATACGCGCATTGAATCGTTGCAGCAGCAGATCAATCAGGTGAAGTCGACCGAGAGTGTGCTGAAAGCGCAGGCATCGATTGCGTCGAGCTACAGCGGCCAGAACACCAAGCTGCGCACGGCGCTGGATTCACTGGATCGAATCAAGCAGCGCCAGCTCGAACAATCGGCGCAGATCGATGCGGCGAATGCACTCGAGCACGAGAGCGGCGAAAGCGATCTGAGCGCCAAGCTCGCTGCCGCCGGCATGTTGCCCGGTGCGACTAGCGCGGATGCAGTGATGGCGCGGGTGCAGGCGACACTTTCACCAATTCCGCTGGCGGCGGTGACGCAGCAAAAAGACCCGGCCGCGGCGCTGAATGCGCCTGCGACCGGCGTGCGGTCGGACAGCTGA
- a CDS encoding DUF2491 family protein, which yields MSWRDTLFGGNSAAPSAPRFPLGARLGGAVTIDETPFKILGAQFGFACPSNPQMIEAIGEIDLDEHGAAGSKLTRLYLTDDAFIQISTTNGQVMDVKLFVYDDTINPTNQADFQAWVQGGSRLGQPYYELDERRYERRWGDSVTGESLWAPPIVFEERVYKTNPSKSDYGLTLYSMLYERDIEGSERTEVLVVAAEDSGPNDFCISQALGTTLRLDDLEIT from the coding sequence ATGTCCTGGCGCGATACCTTGTTCGGTGGTAATTCCGCGGCGCCGAGCGCGCCGCGTTTCCCGCTCGGAGCGCGGCTTGGCGGTGCGGTGACGATCGACGAAACGCCGTTCAAAATTCTTGGGGCGCAGTTTGGTTTTGCGTGTCCGTCGAATCCGCAAATGATCGAGGCAATCGGAGAAATCGATCTCGACGAACACGGCGCGGCTGGATCGAAACTTACGCGGCTGTATCTGACCGACGATGCGTTCATCCAGATTTCGACGACCAATGGTCAAGTGATGGACGTGAAGTTGTTCGTCTATGACGACACGATAAATCCGACCAATCAGGCGGACTTCCAGGCGTGGGTGCAGGGCGGATCACGACTCGGTCAGCCATACTATGAACTCGATGAACGGCGTTACGAGCGGCGCTGGGGCGATTCGGTCACCGGCGAATCGTTGTGGGCGCCGCCGATCGTTTTCGAGGAGCGCGTATACAAGACCAATCCCTCGAAATCCGATTACGGCCTGACCTTGTATTCGATGTTGTACGAACGCGATATCGAGGGCTCGGAGCGTACCGAAGTTTTGGTGGTGGCGGCTGAAGATTCCGGCCCGAACGATTTTTGTATCAGCCAGGCGCTCGGCACCACTTTGCGTCTGGACGATCTCGAAATCACCTGA